The genomic interval TGCGCGCGCTGGCGGAGGAGTGGGCGTGTGACGCGTCGAACGCGACGTGGGTGGTGGACCGGCTGGAGTCCCGAGGACTGGCGGCCCGGGCCGCGGACCCCGAGGACCGCCGGGTGAAGCGCGTGACGCTCACCGCCCGGGGCGCCAAGGTGCGGCGCCAGCTCCACGAGGGGATGTACGAGCCGCCGCCCGAGTTGCTCCAACTCGACATGGCGGAGCTGGAGCAGCTGCGCTCCATCTTCGAGCGGCTCATGCCCACGCCCGACCCGAAGGAGCGCTAGGGCGGGGCAGGGTGGAAACACGAAGGGCCCGCTTCCTGGGATGGGAGCAGGCCCTCGGTGCTTCAGCAAGCCAGGTGCTGGGACTACTCGCTGTCGGCCGCGCGCTCCTCGCGCTTGCGGTCACGCTCGGCGCGGTAGCGGTCGCCCGAGGACAGCGACTTCTTGCGCATGCGCACGGACTTGGGCGTCACCTCGACGAGCTCGTCGTCGGCGATCCACTCCAGGGCCTTCTCCAGCCCCATCTCGCGGGGCGGGACGAGGATGACGTTCTCGTCGCGGCCGGCGGCGCGGATGTTGGTGAGCTTCTTCTCGCGGCAGCAGTTGACGTTGAGCTCGGAGGGGTGGGAGTGCTCGCCGATGATCATCCCCTCGTACACGGTGGTGCCCTCGCTGACGAAGAGGTACCCACGCTCCTGGATGCTGAAGAGCGCGTAGGGAACGGTGTCGCCCAGGCGGTCAGAGACGATGGCGCCGTTCTGCCGCTTCTGGATGTAGCCGAACCACGGCTCGTAGCCGTCGAACTGGCTGCTCATGATGCCC from Myxococcus stipitatus carries:
- a CDS encoding MarR family transcriptional regulator, translating into MPGTGPRGKEALAAEAWRRCFHFFMRTRGQRDRVLERLDLTPNDARALASLEQGEGKVMRALAEEWACDASNATWVVDRLESRGLAARAADPEDRRVKRVTLTARGAKVRRQLHEGMYEPPPELLQLDMAELEQLRSIFERLMPTPDPKER